The nucleotide sequence TCGAAACCAGCGGGGCGAGGTCGTCGTCAGCTGCCGGCGCACGAACCTGGTCGCGAAGCGGAGGGCGTGATGAGCCTGCTCACCGGCATCGTCGAGCGCGTCCCCGCGGCGTACTACAGCGACGAGCGCCAGGCGATCCTCGAGACGGCGCGCGAGTTCGCGATGAGGGAGGTCCTGCCGGTCGCGAACCGGCTCGACCCGGTGCAGGGCGAGATCCCGATGGAGCTCCGGCAGAAGATGGCCGAACTCGGCTACTTCGGCATCCTGATCCCGCAGGAGTACGGCGGCCTCGGACTCGGCATCTTCGAGTACGTGCTCGTCACCGAGGAGCTGGCGCGGGCGTGGATGAGCGTCGCGAGCATCATCGCGCGCGGCAACGGCATCGGCGCGGGCTTCAGCGAGGACAAGCGAAGGGAGATGCTTCCGAGAATGGCGCGCGGCGAGTGGCTGGGCGCCTTCGCGCTCTCCGAGCCCGGCGCGGGCTCCGACGTCGCCTCGATCCGGTGCCGCGCGGAGCTGGCCGGCGACGAGTGGGTGGTGAACGGCCAGAAGATGTGGTGCACGTTCGCCGACGGCGCCGACTTCATCATCCTGGTCGCCCGGGCCACGCCCTACGACCCGGAGAACCGTCACGCCGGCATCGCCCAGTTCCTGATCGAGAAGGAGCGCGGCAAGTTCCCGCCGGGAATCGAGGGTACGGCGATGCGGAAGATCGGCTACCACGGCTGGAAGACGTGGGAGCTCTCCTTCGACAACTTCCGCATCCCGAAGGAGAACATCCTCATCCACTCCGCGCGCAGCGGCTCCTCGGAAGGCTTCAAGCGGACGGCGATGGGGCTCTCGGTCGCACGCATCCACACCGCCGCGCGCTCGGTCGGTCTCGCCCGCGGGGCGCTCGAGGACTCGGTCGCCTACGCGCAGACGCGCGTGCAGTTCGGCCGGCCGATCGGCGACTTCCAGGCGATCCGGTTCAAGCTGGCCTGCATGGCGACCGAGATCGAGGCGGCGCGCGCGCTCACCTACGCCGCCGCCGACGACTTCGACCGCGGGCGGCGCGCCGACGTGCAGGCGTCCATGGCGAAGCTCTTCGCGAGCGAGATGACCGAGAAGGTGACCAGCGAGGGCATCCAGATCCACGGCGGCGCCGGCTACACGAGCGAGTACCCGCTCGAGCGCTACTGGCGCGACGCGCGTCTGACCAGGATCTTCGAGGGCACCTCCGAGATCCAGCAGCGGATCATTTCGGACGCCTTCCTCCCGAGGCCGAAGGGATGAGCACGGAGCGCACCTACTTCGAGGACTTCGAGGTCGGCCAGAAGATGCATCACGCGCGCGGCACGACGATCGGCGAGGTCGAGAACCAGCTCGTCACGAAGCTCGTGATGAACACCGCCGACGCGCACTACAACGAGCACAAGATGCGCGCCACGCCCTTCGGGCAGCGGCTCGTCTTCGGCCTCGTCACCGGCTCGATCGTGATCGGCCTCGCGACGCAGGATACCGCGGAGCACGCGATCGCGGAGCTGGGCCTCGACCGGCTCCGCTTCCGCGCCCCGGTGTTCCACGGTGACACCCTCACGGCCTACAGCGAGGTGATCGCGAAGCGTGACGCCGACCGCGACGATGCGGGCGTCGTCCGCTTCCGGCACTGGGGCGTGAAGCACGACGGGACGATCGTCTTCGAGGGCGAGCGCGAGGTCCTCCTCAAGCGGCGGAGCCACTGGGCGCGGGGCGAGGCGACGCCGCGATGATCGCCGCCCGCACGGGACCGCTTGCGGACGTCCGCATCCTCGACCTGACGCAGGCGCTCGCCGGGCCCTTCTGCACCATGCTGCTCGCCGACCTCGGTGCCGACGTGGTGAAGATCGAGCCGCCACAGGGCGACATGACCCGGACCATGCCGCCCCATCCCGCCGACCGCGAGGGCTGCGACTACGGTGGCTACTTCGCGAGCATCAACCGGAACAAGCGCTCCGTGGTCCTCGACCTGCGCGGGGCGGGCGATCGCGACATCCTCCTCCGGCTCGTCGACCGGGCCGACGCCGTGGTGGAGAACGCCCGCGTCGGCGTGATGGACCGCCTCGGGGTCGGCTGCGAGCGGCTGCGCGAGCGGAACCCGCGCCTGGTCTACGCGGCCATCCGCGGCTTCGGCGATCCCCGCACGGGGGCCAGTCCCTACGCCGAGTGGCCGGCCTTCGATATCGTCGCGCAGTGCATGGGCGGCATCGTGGGGACGACCGGGGCGGCGGGCACGGGCGGCGTCCCGTGCGGCGCGAGCATCGGCGACCTCTTTCCCGCGACGCTCGCCGCCCTGGGGATCGTCGCGGCGATCCACGCCGCACGCCGCAGCGGCGTCGGGCAGTTCCTCGACGTCGCGATGTACGACGCCCTCCTGAGCCTCTGCGAAAGCGTCATCTATTACTACTCGTACGAGCAGCGGGTGCTCGGGCCCCGGAGCACCGGGCACCCCTCGCTCTGCCCGTTCGACGTCTTCGCGACCAGCGACGGCGCGGTCGCGATCGCCGCGCCAACCGACAAGCACTGGAAGCTCTTGTGCGAGGCGATCGGGCGGCCCGAGCTCACCGCCGACGCCCGCTACGACCATAACGACAAGCGCGTCGCCAGCGCCGACGAGGTGCGCCGCCTGATCACGGCGTGGACCGGGCGTCACACCAGGCGCGAGGTGGTGGCGGCCCTCGGCGGGAAGGTGCCCGTCGGGCCGGTGAACACCGCGAAGGACATCTTCGAGGACCCGCACGCGAGGGCTCGCGGCATGCTCGTCGAAGTCGAGCAGCCCGGAAAGAACGCGCCCGTCGTGCTCGCCGGTCCGGCGATCAAGCTCGCTGCCACACCGGCGGCGGTCTACCGCCGCCCGCCACGCCTGGGCGAGCACACCGCCGAGGTGCTCGCCGAGGCGGGCATCGACGCCGTGCCGACGGGGGCTCCGCGCCGTCGCCCCGCCGGGCCCGGCAAGGAGGAGCCATGAGTGCGAGGCTCCGACGATCCGAGCTCGCCACCCCGGCCTCGAGCCAGAAGATGATCGAAAAGGCCGCGCGGAGCGAGGCGGACCTCGTCTTCCTCGACCTCGAGGACGCGGTGGCCCCCCCGCAGAAGGAGGCCGCGCGCGACAACGTGGTGCGCGCGCTGCGCGAGCTCGACTGGGGCAGGACGCTCCGCGCCGTGCGCGTGAACGGCGCCGACACGCGCTGGGCGCACGACGACGTCATCGCCGTGGTCGAGGGAGCCGGGGCACAGCTCGACCTTCTCATCCTCCCCAAGGTGAAGGCGCCGCGCGACGTGTGGTTCTTCGAGACGCTCCTCGAGCAGCTCGAGGCCAAGCTCGGCCTCGGGAAGCGGATCGGCCTCGAAGCGCTGATCGAGGAGACGGCAGCGCTGGCTCGGGTCGAGGACATCGCCGCCTGCTCGCCCCGGCTCGAGGCGCTGATCCTCGGCTTCGGCGACCTGTCGGCGAGCCAGGGGGTGCGCCTGGCGCTCGCCTCGGGCTACCCGGGCGACCTCTGGCACTACGCCCGCGCACGCGTCGTCGTCGCGGCGCGGGCCCACGGCCTCGACGCCATCGACGGCCCGTTCGCGAACTACCACGATCCGGAGAGCTATCGCCGCGAGGCCGCCTGGGCCTCGACGCTCGGCTTCGTCGGCAAGTGGGCGATCCACCCGAGCCAGATCGAGATCGCCAACGACGTCTTCGCGCCGACGGAGCAGGAGATCGCGCTCGCGCGGCGCATGTGCGAGGCTTACGAGGGGGCCTCCCGGGGCGGCGCCGGCGCGGCGGGCACGGGCGGCATCCTGGTGGACGCCGCCTCGGTGCGTATCTTCGAGGCCGTCCTCGAGCGTGCCCGGCTCACCGGCCGGGCCTGATCTGACGATCAGGATCTGAGAAGAGGTCGTATGGTTCTGGCCCGCCGCCTGTGGCAATGTCGCCGCGTGCGGCCGGGAGGGCCGCAGGAGGGGCCAAGTTGGCAGGGATCGTTCGCTACGGGAGCTACGTCCCCTACTTCCGCCTCTCGCGCGCCGCCATGGGGGCGGGGAAGGGGGAGCGCGCGGTCGCGAGCTACGACGAGGACTCCGTGTCGATGGCGGTCGAGGCGGCGCGGGACGCGGTCCGCGGCGACGTCGCCGTCGACACCGTGCTGTTCGCCAGCACCAGCCCCGCCTACGCCGAGAAGCTCGACACCGCGACCATCCAGGCGGCGCTCGACCTCCCGGAGACCGTGAGCTCGGTCGAGCTGGGTGGCTCGTCGCGCATGGGCCTCGCGGCGCTGCTGCTCGGCCTCGATCTGGCCGCCGCGGGGCGGCGCACGCTCGTGTGCGCGAGCGACGTGATCGTCGGGGCGCCGGGCGGCCCACGCGAGAGCCAGGGCGGCGACGGCGCGGTGGCGTTCGTCACCGGGAATCACCGGGAGGCGATCGCCCGGATGCTCGGCCGCGCCTCGGCGACGCTCGAGATCCTCGACGTGTGGCGCCTTCCGGAGGAGCGCTTCCCGAAGCAGTGGGAGGAGCGCTTCACGGCCGACACGATGGCCCCGGCCATCACCGACACCGCCCGACGGGCGCTCCGGGCCGCCGGCGTCGAGGCGTCGGCCCTCGCCACGGTGATCCTCGACGGGACCAACCCGCGCAGCATGGCGGGACTCCCGAAGGCGCTCGGCCTCCGGCCCGAGCAGGTGGCCGACCCGCTGGCCGCGACGGTCGGTCGCACCGGCGTCGCCCACGCGGGCCTCCTCCTCGCGCGCGTGCTCGACCGGGCGAAGCCGGGCGACCGCATCCTGGTCGTGTGCGAGGCCGACGGCGCCGACGCCCTCGTCCTCGAAGTGACCGACGCGATCGAGGGCATGCGGCCCGTGCGCAAGGTCGACCGCTGGATCGCGTCCAAACGCAACGAGCTGGCGTACAACACCTACCTCAAGTGGCGCGGCATCCTGCCGTTCGAGCCGCCGCGACGTCCCGACCCCGAGCGGCCGGCGGCCCCTCCGATGCGCCGGCACGAGCGCTGGAAGCTCGCCTTCGTCGGCTCGCGCTGCCTCGAGTGCCAGACCGGGCACCTGCCGCCGCAGCGGGTGTGCGTGAAGTGCGGGGCGGTCGACCGGATGCGCGACGAGCGCTTCGCGGACACCTCGTGCCGGGTCGCGACCTACACGCTCGATCACCTCGCCTACTCGCTGCAGCCGCCCGTGGTGGCGGCGTTCGTCGACTACGAGGGCGGGGGCCGTTTCTCCTGCGAACTGACCGACGTCGAACCCGCGCGGGTCGCGATCGGCGATCACCTGGAGATGACGTTCCGGCGCCTGTTCACCGCGCAGGGTGTGCACAACTACTTCTGGAAGGCCCGTCCAGGGCGCTGAAGGAGGGGATCATGGCCAGCAACGGGATCAAGGACCGCGTCGCGATCGTCGGCATGGGCTGCACGCCGTTCGGCGAGCACTGGGACAAGGGGCCCGAGGACCTCCTCGTCGACGCCGCCACGGAAACGTACCGGTCGGCGGGCATCGACCCCGCGCAGGTCGACGCCTACTGGCTCGGCACGATGGCGAGCGGCTTCTCGGGCCTGATGCTCTCCGAGGCGCTCAAGATCCCCTACAAGCCGGTGACGCGCCTCGAGAACATGTGCGCCACGGGCAGCGAGGCCATCCGCAACGCCGCCTACGCGGTCGCGTGCGGTGCCTACGATCTCGTGATGGCGATCGGCGTGGAGAAGCTCAAGGACTCGGGCTACTCGGGGCTGGTCGGCGCGAACCCGCCCAACGACGGCACGCTCTCGAACATGACCGCGCCGGCCACGTTCTCCCTGCTCGCCCCGGCGTATGCCAAGAAGTACGGCGTCGAGGAGGACACGCTCAAGCAGGTGCTCGCCCGCATCGCGTGGAAGAACCACAAGAACGGGGCGAAGAACCCGAAGGCCCAGTTCCGGAAGGAGGTGCCGATCGAGACGATCTGCAAGTCGCCCCCGGTCGCCGGCATGCTCGGCATCTTCGACTGCTCCGGCGTGAGCGACGGCTCGGCGGCGGCGATCCTCTGCCGGGCCGAGGACGCGCACCGCTACGCGAAGCATCCGATCTTCATCAAGGCGCTCTCCTTCGCGGCGGGGCCAGCGGAGGGCTACTACAGCCAGGACTACGACTTCACGACCTTCCCCGAGGTGGTCGCCAGCTCGCGGGACGCCTACCGGCAGGCGGGCGTGAAGGACCCGCGCGCCGAGATCAGCATGGCCGAGGTGCACGACTGCTTCACGCCGACGGAGCTCGTCCTCATGGAGGACATGGGCTTCTCGCCGCGCGGCCAGGCGTGGCGGGACGTCCTCGACGGCCGCTTCGACGGCGAGGGCCCGCAGCCGGTGAACCCGGACGGCGGGCTCAAGAGCTTCGGCCACCCGATCGGGGCGAGCGGGCTCCGCATGATGTACGAGATGTGGCTCCAGCTCCGGGGCGAGGCCGGGCCGCGTCAGATCGCGCAGCCGAAGCTCGGTCTCACCCACAACCTGGGCGGGGCCCCGGGGCGGTGCGTGAGCTTCGTGTCGATCGTCGGCGCTGCGTGAACCCCCTCCGCGTCCTCGCTGCGGCGGCCTCAGCGAGGCCGACGACCGAATCCCGCCTGTCAGACGTTGCGCGGTGCGCCTTGTCGCCGGACTCTGGTCAGATGAGCTGGCACCCTTGCCAGAGGTGTGTGCCCGGGATAGGTGCGCTCCCATGATCGACCTCTACTACTGGCCCACGCCGAACGGCTGGAAGATCAGCATTATGCTCGAGGAGTGCAGCCTCCCGTACACCGTGAAGCCGGTGAACATCGGCCGGGGCGAGCAGTTCTCGCCGGCCTTCCTGAGGCTCTCTCCGAACAACCGCATGCCGGCGATCGTCGACCACGATCCGCCGGGCGGCGGCGATCCGGTGGCGATCTTCGAGAGCGCCGCGATTCTCCAATACCTCGCCGAGAAGGCGGGCAGGTTCATGCCGCGCGACGTCCGCGGCAGGTACGAGGTGCTCCAGTGGGTCGCCTGGCAGGTCGCGAACCTCGGCCCCGTGGCCGGGCAGCTCAACCATTTCGCGAACTACGCGACGGAGAAGATCCCCTATGCGATCGAGCGCTTCGCGAACGAGATGAACCGCCTGCTCGGGGTCCTCGAACGGCGCCTCGCGGACCGGCCCTACCTCGCGGGCGAGTACTCGATCGCGGACATCGCGACCTGGCCGTGGGTCTTTCCCGAGTACCAGGGCAAGCGGGTTCTCGCCGACTTCCCCCACGTCGCCCGCTGGTGGGACGGTGTCGCGGGGCGGCCGGCCGTACGGAAGGGCCGGGCCGCCGGCGAGGAGCTCCGGCGCACCGCGCCCCTCGACGACGAGGCCCGCAAGATGCTCTTCGGTCAGACCGCCGCCAGCGTGACGAAGGCGGAGGAGGAGAGAAGCTAGGAGGCCGTCGGCCTCGCGGAGGGCGCTTCGCGGGACGACCTCACGACCGACGCGACGCGCGTTCTGCGGGTCTCGATGGCACGCGCGGGCTCCCGACGGCGGCCGCTCGACCCGCCGGGATCTCGAGCTGAGAGAGCCGACCGCTTCCCGCACCCGTTCCCGAACCATGTCGCGGATCACGGTGACCAAGCTGTGTTCCCCGAAACCCCTGA is from Deltaproteobacteria bacterium and encodes:
- a CDS encoding acyl-CoA dehydrogenase codes for the protein MSLLTGIVERVPAAYYSDERQAILETAREFAMREVLPVANRLDPVQGEIPMELRQKMAELGYFGILIPQEYGGLGLGIFEYVLVTEELARAWMSVASIIARGNGIGAGFSEDKRREMLPRMARGEWLGAFALSEPGAGSDVASIRCRAELAGDEWVVNGQKMWCTFADGADFIILVARATPYDPENRHAGIAQFLIEKERGKFPPGIEGTAMRKIGYHGWKTWELSFDNFRIPKENILIHSARSGSSEGFKRTAMGLSVARIHTAARSVGLARGALEDSVAYAQTRVQFGRPIGDFQAIRFKLACMATEIEAARALTYAAADDFDRGRRADVQASMAKLFASEMTEKVTSEGIQIHGGAGYTSEYPLERYWRDARLTRIFEGTSEIQQRIISDAFLPRPKG
- a CDS encoding MaoC family dehydratase; the protein is MSTERTYFEDFEVGQKMHHARGTTIGEVENQLVTKLVMNTADAHYNEHKMRATPFGQRLVFGLVTGSIVIGLATQDTAEHAIAELGLDRLRFRAPVFHGDTLTAYSEVIAKRDADRDDAGVVRFRHWGVKHDGTIVFEGEREVLLKRRSHWARGEATPR
- a CDS encoding CoA transferase; this encodes MIAARTGPLADVRILDLTQALAGPFCTMLLADLGADVVKIEPPQGDMTRTMPPHPADREGCDYGGYFASINRNKRSVVLDLRGAGDRDILLRLVDRADAVVENARVGVMDRLGVGCERLRERNPRLVYAAIRGFGDPRTGASPYAEWPAFDIVAQCMGGIVGTTGAAGTGGVPCGASIGDLFPATLAALGIVAAIHAARRSGVGQFLDVAMYDALLSLCESVIYYYSYEQRVLGPRSTGHPSLCPFDVFATSDGAVAIAAPTDKHWKLLCEAIGRPELTADARYDHNDKRVASADEVRRLITAWTGRHTRREVVAALGGKVPVGPVNTAKDIFEDPHARARGMLVEVEQPGKNAPVVLAGPAIKLAATPAAVYRRPPRLGEHTAEVLAEAGIDAVPTGAPRRRPAGPGKEEP
- a CDS encoding CoA ester lyase; this encodes MSARLRRSELATPASSQKMIEKAARSEADLVFLDLEDAVAPPQKEAARDNVVRALRELDWGRTLRAVRVNGADTRWAHDDVIAVVEGAGAQLDLLILPKVKAPRDVWFFETLLEQLEAKLGLGKRIGLEALIEETAALARVEDIAACSPRLEALILGFGDLSASQGVRLALASGYPGDLWHYARARVVVAARAHGLDAIDGPFANYHDPESYRREAAWASTLGFVGKWAIHPSQIEIANDVFAPTEQEIALARRMCEAYEGASRGGAGAAGTGGILVDAASVRIFEAVLERARLTGRA
- a CDS encoding hydroxymethylglutaryl-CoA synthase, whose protein sequence is MSPRAAGRAAGGAKLAGIVRYGSYVPYFRLSRAAMGAGKGERAVASYDEDSVSMAVEAARDAVRGDVAVDTVLFASTSPAYAEKLDTATIQAALDLPETVSSVELGGSSRMGLAALLLGLDLAAAGRRTLVCASDVIVGAPGGPRESQGGDGAVAFVTGNHREAIARMLGRASATLEILDVWRLPEERFPKQWEERFTADTMAPAITDTARRALRAAGVEASALATVILDGTNPRSMAGLPKALGLRPEQVADPLAATVGRTGVAHAGLLLARVLDRAKPGDRILVVCEADGADALVLEVTDAIEGMRPVRKVDRWIASKRNELAYNTYLKWRGILPFEPPRRPDPERPAAPPMRRHERWKLAFVGSRCLECQTGHLPPQRVCVKCGAVDRMRDERFADTSCRVATYTLDHLAYSLQPPVVAAFVDYEGGGRFSCELTDVEPARVAIGDHLEMTFRRLFTAQGVHNYFWKARPGR
- a CDS encoding acetyl-CoA acetyltransferase, with amino-acid sequence MASNGIKDRVAIVGMGCTPFGEHWDKGPEDLLVDAATETYRSAGIDPAQVDAYWLGTMASGFSGLMLSEALKIPYKPVTRLENMCATGSEAIRNAAYAVACGAYDLVMAIGVEKLKDSGYSGLVGANPPNDGTLSNMTAPATFSLLAPAYAKKYGVEEDTLKQVLARIAWKNHKNGAKNPKAQFRKEVPIETICKSPPVAGMLGIFDCSGVSDGSAAAILCRAEDAHRYAKHPIFIKALSFAAGPAEGYYSQDYDFTTFPEVVASSRDAYRQAGVKDPRAEISMAEVHDCFTPTELVLMEDMGFSPRGQAWRDVLDGRFDGEGPQPVNPDGGLKSFGHPIGASGLRMMYEMWLQLRGEAGPRQIAQPKLGLTHNLGGAPGRCVSFVSIVGAA
- a CDS encoding thiol:disulfide oxidoreductase — its product is MIDLYYWPTPNGWKISIMLEECSLPYTVKPVNIGRGEQFSPAFLRLSPNNRMPAIVDHDPPGGGDPVAIFESAAILQYLAEKAGRFMPRDVRGRYEVLQWVAWQVANLGPVAGQLNHFANYATEKIPYAIERFANEMNRLLGVLERRLADRPYLAGEYSIADIATWPWVFPEYQGKRVLADFPHVARWWDGVAGRPAVRKGRAAGEELRRTAPLDDEARKMLFGQTAASVTKAEEERS